CCATCGGCGGCATGGTTTTGTTCATGTCCACCATTATTTAAACGCCTTGTAGCCCTGTAGGAGCCGACTCTGTCGGCGACAGGGCTGTCGGCGACGGGACGCGGCAATGCCGTTATTTCACCCCACCCACCCATCGGCGGCATGGTTTTGTTCACGTCCACCATTATTCAAACGCCCTGTCGGCGACGGATCGCGGTATGGTTATTTTTCATCGCCCCACCCCATCGGCGGCATGATTTTGTTCACGTCCACCATTCTTCAAACGCCCTGTAGGAGCCGACTCTGTCGGCGACGGGGCGGTCCGCTATTTGCTCCTCTGCCCGCGAAAAATAATATTGACCACCGCTTTGCCGAGGTACTCCAGATCGGTGCGCAACGGCTTTATCTGCTTTTTCCGCAGATACTCCATCTCTGAAGCCACGATCTGATCAAAAGTCTTGGGCATGTCCGCATAAAAGGGCGGGATCAACCCGGGCTTGAACTGCACCCGCAGCTCCTGCAGCTCTTTGGGATACAGGCTGAAATAATGTCCGCTGAGGGCGCGCACACCCACCAGGGTGATATCGCCGCGGATCCAGTTGTACAGCTGCGGCAGCTCGTCGATCCACAGGCTGCGCATCACCTTGCCCCATTCGGTGACGCGAAAATCGTCCTGAAACTTGCCGCCGCTGGCCAGATGATGGTTCTCGAAAACATACTCCTGAATATATTCAGAATAGGGATGCATGGTGCGGAACTTGTGCAGCTCGATGACCCGGCCGCCATAGCCGATCTTCTTGATCTTGATCAGCGGTCCGTAGGAAGGGGTGATGTCCATGGACGGCGTCTTGATCTTTTGCGCGATGTAATACAGGTTGTTGTGAATCGTTTTGGCAGCTACGATTTTGAATCCGCAAAAGCTCAACCGGCCGAACAGCTCGGCGCGCGACAGCACCCGGCTGCGGCCTTTGGTGAGGATAAAATAGATTTTCTTCAGCACCGGCAGTTTGGGCCAGATGCGGAAAAAGAAAAAATGGATCGAATACAAAATCATCGCCAGCAGTTCCGGGTATTTGTCCAGAAACCGCTGCCGCACCCGCTCGATGGGCTCTTTGCAGCCGATGAAATAGCCGCCGTTCTGCAGCTTGGCGTGCACGGTGAGAAAATAGTAATTGATCCGGCGGAAATCATTGACCCGGTGCAGGTTGACGAACACCCGCAGCGAAGCATCCCCCAGCACCTCAATGTTGTACGGCGTATGAGTGTCCAGCGCCAGACACTCGGAGGCCTGCAGCTCCTGCAGTTGAACCTGGCTTTCGATAAACGCGAA
This bacterium DNA region includes the following protein-coding sequences:
- a CDS encoding sugar transferase, which produces MHDRETKRLLAAIGIDFILLLFSFFSMHLLAEATLKLTHSYAKLLLYVCVVWFFTSFWFKKFDLRIYADRRRFLVTEVKFGAAALYLVSLAIILFGAIKFSRIVVFGSLALFLLLEIAWRNLFPGFFPSRPSLEGRLRFRKAALSVRLALADFFLLAVAFYAVDVLHTRSWHLTDRDIGIFLFLAGAWLYVVGVTTKFEKRHYKNIYHALWPSFITPVLMAGLMSVMIFALGLFDFSRTIIFGSILLYSLSSSLLSIVYFFKRHGWTDEEDVDSLDQVVSALRQEELKIPAKNGGVNGGGCRRLLCESIQRKVPELFAFIESQVQLQELQASECLALDTHTPYNIEVLGDASLRVFVNLHRVNDFRRINYYFLTVHAKLQNGGYFIGCKEPIERVRQRFLDKYPELLAMILYSIHFFFFRIWPKLPVLKKIYFILTKGRSRVLSRAELFGRLSFCGFKIVAAKTIHNNLYYIAQKIKTPSMDITPSYGPLIKIKKIGYGGRVIELHKFRTMHPYSEYIQEYVFENHHLASGGKFQDDFRVTEWGKVMRSLWIDELPQLYNWIRGDITLVGVRALSGHYFSLYPKELQELRVQFKPGLIPPFYADMPKTFDQIVASEMEYLRKKQIKPLRTDLEYLGKAVVNIIFRGQRSK